From a region of the Candidatus Hydrogenedens sp. genome:
- a CDS encoding enolase C-terminal domain-like protein: protein MTKPVYIRKFSIYRYEIPLKTEVFIRGVPFSYKQGLVINFEDAEGNKSWGEISLLPPTEEKINRCIGWIEKNFKYFLGEIDLSFLDKSPEIKFATGSAIDYLNFNTDNLSDISIQVNALLAGKFKSILEEAERKKKQGYSIFKIKLGEHSLITARDLLTEVRQIIGSEAQIVLDLNRQWTLNQTLNLIEQISDKGILYIEDPVKTAKELPNYLDLSPIKAGIDEFLEKWNIELEDICKNYLEKIVFVIKPSILYGKEVWQKIGEYKSTMKVFTSAWETGIGLRGILNLIFKKRMNIEFVGLDTYSYFKYDIAKPLLPMNFPKISPHTLKEPFSIIQGALEKIHSREI, encoded by the coding sequence ATGACAAAACCCGTGTATATTCGAAAATTCTCTATTTACCGTTATGAAATACCATTGAAAACAGAAGTTTTTATTCGCGGTGTTCCATTTTCCTACAAACAAGGACTGGTCATAAACTTTGAGGATGCTGAAGGAAACAAATCATGGGGAGAGATTTCTCTTTTACCACCAACAGAAGAAAAAATAAATAGATGTATAGGCTGGATAGAAAAAAACTTCAAATATTTTTTAGGCGAGATTGATTTGTCTTTTCTGGATAAATCCCCAGAGATAAAATTTGCCACTGGGAGTGCTATTGATTATCTAAATTTTAATACAGATAATTTATCGGACATTTCTATACAAGTAAATGCACTTCTTGCAGGTAAGTTCAAATCTATCCTTGAAGAAGCAGAAAGAAAAAAGAAACAGGGCTATTCCATTTTCAAAATAAAATTAGGCGAACATTCCCTAATAACGGCAAGAGATTTACTAACCGAAGTAAGACAAATTATCGGAAGCGAGGCACAAATCGTTTTAGACTTAAACCGACAATGGACATTAAATCAGACACTAAACCTCATAGAACAAATTTCAGATAAAGGGATTTTATATATCGAGGACCCTGTTAAAACAGCAAAAGAATTGCCAAACTACCTTGATTTATCACCTATCAAAGCAGGGATTGATGAATTCCTTGAAAAGTGGAATATTGAATTAGAAGATATATGCAAAAATTATTTAGAGAAAATAGTCTTTGTTATTAAACCCTCCATACTTTACGGAAAAGAAGTATGGCAAAAAATAGGGGAATACAAATCCACCATGAAAGTTTTTACATCCGCATGGGAAACGGGCATCGGATTACGAGGAATATTAAATTTAATCTTCAAAAAAAGAATGAATATAGAATTCGTTGGCCTGGACACCTACTCCTATTTTAAATACGACATAGCAAAACCTCTCCTTCCAATGAATTTCCCCAAAATAAGCCCCCATACACTCAAAGAACCCTTCTCAATCATCCAGGGAGCATTAGAAAAAATCCATTCCCGAGAAATATGA